In the Candidatus Abyssobacteria bacterium SURF_5 genome, one interval contains:
- a CDS encoding valine--tRNA ligase — protein sequence MQKTIPKVYEPHAVEEKWYRYWLEKSYFHSEPNPEKRPYCIVIPPPNVTAELHMGHAFNNTIQDIFIRYHRMLGDETLWMPGTDHAGIATQNVVERTLAREEGLTRHDLGREKFVERVWQWREKYGSKIISQLKRLGCSCDWERERFTMDEGLSNAVIEVFVRLYEKGLIYRGTYIINWCPRCRTALSDEEAIHQEHEGNLWHIRYPIKGEDAYVVVATTRPETMLGDTAVAANPADGRYKHLIGKTAVLPVIGRELPIITDNFVDPSFGTGLVKVTPAHDPNDYLIGQRHNLPFVNIMNEDATLNENAGRYKGYDRFKAREELVKQLQAEGLLEKVERHIHSIGHCQRCDTLLEPLLSDQWFVKMKPLAEPALQAVIEGRIKFYPERWTKVYIDWMENIRDWCISRQLWWGHRIPVYYCDACGNMMVKRSRPESCEKCVSDKIRQDEDVLDTWFSSWLWPFSTLGWPERTPELEYYYPTQLLATAAEIIFFWVARMIMAGFEFMGDLPFSDVYINGTVRDEIGRKMSKSLGNGIDPVLMIERYSADSVRFSLLMLASEGQDINLSESRFEMGRNFSNKIWNAYRFLSLSAGDTPLEGRSHEVADLHEEELADRWIKSRYYQTVKTVTEGLENYRLHDAITALYDFFWHDYCDWYLELIKERTAVDAQEDSRKAALQLATGIMEGSMKLLHPFMPFITEEIWQSIDHTGETDSIMISPWPKRHDRQIDVSIDEKMSLLQQVIGAVRNIRSEMNVPPAKKVKLVLKISDEKAVALLTEYQRYLAALARTDEIMISSAPAIPKPAAKAFLSAIEIHVPLAGLIDLEKEEERLKKELARVEAEVEASERKLANEQFIAKAPEHVVQSTRQRKAELARKAEKLRQSLEQLHL from the coding sequence ATGCAAAAGACGATTCCAAAGGTATACGAACCTCATGCGGTCGAGGAAAAATGGTACCGCTATTGGCTGGAAAAAAGCTATTTTCATTCTGAGCCCAATCCTGAGAAGAGACCGTATTGTATCGTGATCCCGCCGCCGAACGTGACGGCCGAACTGCATATGGGGCACGCTTTCAATAATACGATCCAGGACATTTTTATCCGCTACCACCGCATGCTTGGAGATGAAACCCTCTGGATGCCGGGTACCGACCACGCCGGCATTGCAACCCAAAACGTTGTCGAGCGTACTCTCGCGCGGGAAGAAGGGTTGACCCGGCACGACTTGGGACGCGAGAAATTTGTCGAGCGCGTTTGGCAATGGCGCGAAAAATACGGGTCGAAGATCATCTCGCAGCTCAAGCGCCTCGGCTGCTCGTGCGACTGGGAGCGCGAGCGCTTCACCATGGATGAGGGCCTCTCAAATGCGGTCATCGAGGTTTTTGTCAGACTCTATGAGAAGGGACTCATCTACCGGGGGACGTATATCATCAATTGGTGCCCGCGCTGCCGCACGGCGTTGAGCGATGAAGAGGCCATTCACCAGGAGCACGAAGGCAATCTCTGGCACATCCGATATCCCATAAAAGGCGAAGACGCCTATGTTGTCGTCGCAACCACCCGCCCTGAAACCATGCTTGGCGACACAGCCGTAGCGGCCAATCCGGCGGATGGACGCTACAAACATTTGATCGGGAAGACGGCCGTTCTGCCGGTAATCGGACGCGAGCTTCCCATCATAACCGATAATTTCGTCGATCCGTCTTTTGGAACCGGCCTGGTAAAGGTGACGCCCGCTCATGATCCGAACGATTATCTCATCGGGCAGCGCCACAACTTGCCGTTCGTGAACATCATGAACGAGGACGCCACCCTCAACGAGAACGCCGGCCGGTACAAAGGATACGACCGCTTTAAGGCACGTGAGGAACTGGTGAAGCAACTGCAGGCCGAAGGGCTGCTCGAAAAGGTGGAACGGCATATCCATTCGATCGGCCATTGCCAGCGGTGCGATACGCTGTTGGAACCTCTTCTCTCGGACCAGTGGTTTGTGAAGATGAAGCCTCTGGCCGAGCCGGCGCTTCAGGCGGTGATCGAGGGGCGCATCAAGTTTTATCCCGAGCGCTGGACGAAGGTCTATATCGACTGGATGGAAAACATTCGCGACTGGTGTATCTCGCGGCAACTGTGGTGGGGGCATCGTATTCCCGTTTATTATTGTGACGCCTGCGGCAATATGATGGTCAAACGCAGTCGCCCGGAGTCGTGTGAAAAGTGTGTTTCGGATAAAATCCGGCAGGACGAGGACGTGCTTGACACCTGGTTTTCGTCCTGGCTCTGGCCGTTCAGCACGTTGGGCTGGCCGGAGAGGACGCCGGAGCTCGAGTATTATTACCCGACGCAGCTGCTGGCGACCGCCGCCGAGATTATTTTCTTCTGGGTTGCCCGCATGATCATGGCGGGGTTCGAGTTCATGGGAGACCTTCCCTTTTCGGATGTGTATATTAACGGCACCGTTCGCGACGAGATCGGCCGAAAGATGAGCAAGTCGCTCGGCAACGGCATCGATCCCGTTCTGATGATCGAGCGTTACAGCGCCGACTCTGTCAGATTCTCGCTGTTAATGCTTGCCTCCGAAGGACAAGACATCAACCTCTCGGAGAGCCGGTTCGAGATGGGGCGGAATTTTTCCAACAAAATCTGGAATGCCTACCGCTTCCTCTCTCTCAGCGCCGGAGACACTCCTCTCGAAGGTCGATCGCATGAGGTCGCCGATTTGCATGAGGAAGAATTGGCCGACCGCTGGATCAAGAGCCGTTATTATCAGACCGTGAAGACGGTTACGGAAGGGCTGGAGAACTACCGGCTGCACGATGCGATAACCGCATTATATGACTTTTTCTGGCATGACTACTGCGATTGGTACCTCGAGTTGATCAAAGAGCGCACCGCAGTCGATGCGCAGGAGGATTCAAGAAAGGCTGCTCTTCAACTGGCCACCGGTATCATGGAAGGATCGATGAAGCTGCTTCATCCGTTCATGCCATTTATTACTGAAGAAATCTGGCAGTCGATCGATCATACAGGCGAAACCGACAGCATCATGATCAGCCCTTGGCCGAAGAGACATGATAGACAGATCGATGTGTCGATCGATGAGAAGATGAGCCTCCTCCAGCAGGTTATCGGAGCAGTGCGCAATATCAGGAGCGAGATGAATGTTCCTCCCGCCAAAAAGGTCAAGCTTGTCCTCAAGATATCGGATGAAAAAGCGGTTGCTCTGCTGACTGAATATCAACGTTATTTGGCCGCGCTTGCCCGAACGGATGAGATCATGATCTCGTCGGCGCCTGCAATTCCCAAGCCGGCGGCCAAAGCATTTCTTTCCGCAATAGAAATTCACGTGCCGCTGGCGGGTCTCATCGACCTCGAAAAAGAAGAAGAGCGCCTCAAGAAGGAACTGGCTCGGGTGGAGGCGGAGGTGGAGGCAAGCGAGCGGAAACTTGCAAATGAGCAGTTTATTGCCAAGGCTCCGGAACATGTCGTACAATCTACTCGCCAGAGAAAAGCCGAGCTCGCTCGAAAAGCGGAGAAGCTGAGACAGAGCCTTGAACAACTGCATTTATAA